The Juglans microcarpa x Juglans regia isolate MS1-56 chromosome 8D, Jm3101_v1.0, whole genome shotgun sequence genomic sequence CCTTGCAAGTGAAGGCTATGTTATTTGAATCATGAACCTTGCTCAGATGATAGAACGAGCTAGCTTGCTTGGGGTAAGGCAGAGTATCTGTTCTTCCATTATGAGTAATTGTAATGTAACCCTCCTCGATGTCGATATTTGGAGTCCCATATTCTCCCATGGTCCCTAGCTTCACTAAATGACACTGCTCCCTAAACTCTTTTATAGCAAAGAGTACATTGAGGGTCCCAACCACATTGTTCTGCTGTGTATAAACAGCTCGTGACCGGTCAATCATGGAATAAGGGGCAGATCTCTGTTCCCCAAAGTGAACAACAGCATCAGGCTCAAACAACTTGAAGGTTTCTGATAAGAACTCAAAGTCACAAATGTCACCAATGTAGAGTTCGATAGTTTTTCCAGTGAGAGATTTCCAACAGCGGAGGCGGTTGTGAATTGAGTGGATTGGAGTCAGGGAGTCAATGCCAAGCTGGTGGTCAAAAAGCCGACGTACAAGGCTGTCAACAATGGCAACCTCATAACCTTTGTTGGACAGGTGGAGGGCAGTGGCCCAACCACAGTAACCATCTCCACCAATGACCATGACCCTCTGCGGCTTAGATGGCTCTTTCAAGGTCTGATGGGAGCCAGAGCTGGGTTGAGTTGGGCCTTCCTTGCTTACAGGAAGTGTGGTTGCATGGACTGTATAATTTCTTTGATGCTTTTCTCCTCGTGAGACAAGCCTTGTAAATGGAGATTCAGATGCTTGCAAAGTTAAAGAGGTGGGAAATGCACTTAAGCCTTGTTTCAATGGCAAAGAGGAAGGTCTGCAGCCAGAGGAGACTTTTATGGAGCACGAAGTTGAAAGCAAATGTGTCATCTTAAAGTTAGCGTCCTCCAACCAGTATGCACGTAAACCTGCATAGTAGAAGCTGCAGAGATTCAATGTCTTGGTGACCTTATGCAAAGGGTCAAGTAATAGAGTTTCAATGTCATAGTGACTTTATGCAAAGGGCCAAGTAATCGACTTTACACGAAGTTGCTGGTGGCCACGTGAATCCATGAAGGAGTACTTTAAGGAAACTAAGTATCTACATACTCACTTTTGTCATATTTATGACAGTGATATCACCATGTATGATCTATCTATGGATTATGGGTATAAATGCAAAAGTGCCAATATTTCATTGTAAAAAATGAGCAAGCAAAAAGTGAGCTCAGAAATTCACCCAAGCACCAAACTATAATAACATTTGTACCCTTCAAATCCTTCTTTACAAAGTGACAAAATACAAGTAACATTGGAAGTTGGAACCAGTCAATCTTCCGCCTAACATTTACACCATCGGAACCACATaaactatgattttttttatctatgatTTTGTACGGAGAAAATTTGGATTGGGATGGAAATTGTCTATCCTTAAAGATGTTAGTGGGGTCATAAAGCCTAGGAGTTGGGAAAACATGCTCAGCTGAAATCATGAATTGGATACTGGATATTAAGATTTAAGACTGTATTTCTGAAACCCATGTTTCATTTTGTGTGCATGAAATTGACAGAATGACTTCGCTATTGGGTCCTCCAAGTTTTGGGAAGACAACAGTCTTACTAGCTTTGGCCAGAAAGCTTGAGCCAGCTCTAAAGGTGAAAATAATACCATTTTGGCTTCAATCCTTTCTTGGATTTTCATTTCTTAGCTCTGTTTTGGCACTTCAATCTCATCTCTAACTAGAAAACTGCGACTCGTCATTTCAGTTTTCTGGGAGGGTGACTTATAATGCATGACATGAGAGAGTTTGTACCTAAGAACTGCAGCTTATATCAGTCAATATGATCTCCATATTGGAGAAATAACTGTAAGGGAAACACTGGCCTTCTCGGCAAGGTACCAAAGGGTCGGGTCACACTATGGTTAGTAAATTATATTATGGGATTGCTATTTCCAATTTTTAGCTTTACTTGAATATGAACTTTTTCCACAAGTAATCTGTAACATACAAATAATGACTGTCATATATTTCTGAAATCTGCAGATACGCTAGCAGAGATGTCTATAAGAGAAAAAGAGGCAAATATCCAACCAGATCCAGATCTAACACGAGCGGACTCAGCTTCAACAGAGCAACAGGAGCTGCCGCAGTGTGGAGGTGACGTCGGTCCTCGGAGTGTGGAGAGAGGAGACAGAGAGCAAAAAATGAATTCTAGATCTAGGGATTTGATTATGAGTTTGCAAAGCAAAGGGGAGAAACCAGAGAAAGTTGGAACGGAGGAAGAATTACGAAAATGCCATGCCTCAAGTTTCGAATTGACTCCCGTCAAAGGAGTAATCTTCAGAATGAAATATCAAAAATAGATGAAAGCCTTGCTTTCTTCTTCACTTAATCATCGAACATGTGCTCATTTTGGTCAGTCTATTTCAAGTTTACAAGTTTTCAGGACATTCATTTGAATGTCCTATTTAGTTCACGATGTCAATCAGGTTCGTATATAAGCTTCTTATATATGAGCTGAAATTCACTATCTTAGGATTCTTAACCGCCTTAAGATTTAAAATGAACTAAATAGGACATTCAAATGAATCAGTGACATTTTTGCTTCTCTGGAACATTACAACGAACAAGTGAACCGCgcgctcacacacacacaaaggcAAAGAAATATTTGCAAACAACCCAATTATTTCTACAAACTTCGAAGATCTTTTAGCTCTACTTAAAGGCCAGCATCGCAAACGTAGATGATAATTCAACAAAAACGtaaagataagaaaaaattgCAGGAAGCAGTTAAAAGAGAATTATCACCTTGATAGGACTGCCGGGGCTTGGTCTAAAACTTGAAATCCAAATGAAATGGCGAAATGGGTGTGACTGAGTGAGTATCAGCTTGAACGAAAGAAGGGTTTTTGAGGATTCGAGGCACAGAGTGAGGTTTAGCGTTCTAAGGAAAGGAAGGAGGTATATTCGTTTTATGCCAAATAGATAATCTCAATGCGCAGTCTTCGTTTCGAATAGCAGCACtctgtttatttcttattttatttagtattagttagaattttttatatttttatatttattatttaaaataaaatctatttgttataataaaattgttttgtttgCTGTCTCCCTCAGTCAAATAAAACAGTTCTCTAGAAAGAACTAttcgttattttttatttcgtCCGATATTTTGTAGGAATAACCAATACACGGCATAGATAGAGtagagtcaattttttttttcttctattaaaACTAAGAGTTCTTCTATACTTAAGTCTATACAGTAATCAACACCACACACAGcttatgtagattttttttactaCAGTAAAATGCGCCCGTTTTACTTACAAATTTCTTGACTTTTTCCCCAAATCAGTTCGAATTTTCTCCCTCCGTCTTCAACGTCACCTCTCTTGCTCGTTCCCACAGTTCGTCTGCCGTCGTCATAGGGTTCGCGGTGGCATTTGTTTACTCAGTAAAGTGTTGCAACGCCTCTCTCCCtcccgattttttttttggttaccCATTCTGCCTATACGATTATTGGGTGTTCACGGTGGCATTTGTCCGTCGGGGCAGATTGATAAAGACGAATGAGAAGATTTTAGGGATTCGCAGATGGAGGGGGCAGATTTTAGGGATTTTACCCAGTAAAGTGTTCGCGTCGCCTCTTTTGTGGGGGATTCGGTGTTCACGAAGGGGAGCTGCGTGCCGTCTGAGATGCTCATGAAGGGGAGCCGCGTG encodes the following:
- the LOC121243336 gene encoding LOW QUALITY PROTEIN: UDP-sulfoquinovose synthase, chloroplastic (The sequence of the model RefSeq protein was modified relative to this genomic sequence to represent the inferred CDS: inserted 1 base in 1 codon), producing the protein MTHLLSTSCSIKVSSGCRPSSLPLKQGLSAFPTSLTLQASESPFTRLVSRGEKHQRNYTVHATTLPVSKEGPTQPSSGSHQTLKEPSKPQRVMVIGGDGYCGWATALHLSNKGYEVAIVDSLVRRLFDHQLGIDSLTPIHSIHNRLRCWKSLTGKTIELYIGDICDFEFLSETFKLFEPDAVVHFGEQRSAPYSMIDRSRAVYTQQNNVVGTLNVLFAIKEFREQCHLVKLGTMGEYGTPNIDIEEGYITITHNGRTDTLPYPKQASSFYHLSKVHDSNNIAFTCKAWGXRATDLNQGVVYGVRTDETEMHEELCNRFDYDGVFGTALNRFCVQAAVGHPLTVYGKGGQTRAFLDIRDTVQCVELAIANPAQPGEFRVFNQFTERFSINDLATLVTKAGEKLGLNVQSISVPNPRVEAEEHYYNPKHTKLVELGLKPHILSDSLLDSLLNFAIKYKDRVDTQQIMPSVSWRKIGVKTRTITA